The following proteins come from a genomic window of Lolium rigidum isolate FL_2022 chromosome 5, APGP_CSIRO_Lrig_0.1, whole genome shotgun sequence:
- the LOC124653808 gene encoding NF-X1-type zinc finger protein NFXL1-like translates to MQPSTDRRRGNPAASSSRGVWRPRSAAAPTASAAADHHPIPTYVAPQHDNTAPILPLPNPGSDARPNRRRQRRPNPNPNPNNNLRQTPPQERPPSNHTNSSSSHRRTRGGPPPVNTSAPAPADAPAPAPPAAVPQLVQEIQDKLARGTVECMICYDMVRRSAPVWSCGSCFSIFHLPCIRKWARAPASVSGASDPSAAWRCPGCQSVHDVPARDIAYTCFCGRRRDPPSDHFLTPHSCGEPCSKPLGTAAKAASPDDDDATRCPHVCVLQCHPGPCPPCKAFAPERPCPCGKQSIVRRCADRSTPVTCGQQCQRLLPCGRHRCEKVCHTGPCGDCQVNFSAQCFCGKKTDTLLCGEMAVKGKLSEKDGVFSCSEVCGNGLACGNHRCQDVCHPGPCGECELVPGKVTTCHCGKSGLQEKRASCLDPIPTCDKVCDKKLPCGVHRCKVTCHEGKCPPCLARVEQRCRCGSSSRMVECYMLSMEEFRCNKPCGRKKNCGRHRCSEWCCPMSKPFAQHEGDNLDPHFCQIPCGKRLRCGQHGCQHLCHSGHCDPCRETIFNDLSCACGRTSIPPPQPCGTPTPSCPHQCMVPQPCGHPASHQCHFGDCPPCVVPVMRECTGGHVMLRNIPCGSKDIRCNQPCGKNRQCGLHACARTCHPSPCDPPPANGDASSSSGSKVSCGQLCGVPRKECKHTCNSPCHPSSPCPDVRCEVRVSITCSCGRIASTVPCSAGGSYNGDNMFDISIIQQLPMPLQPVESNGKRVPLGQRKFCCDEECAKVERKRVLADAFDITPPNLDALHFGENSNASELLSDLFRREPKWVLAIEERCKFLVLGKTRGNSSSNIKVHVFCHMTKDKRDAVRLIADRWKLSVQAAGWEPKRFVTIHVTPKSKAPARVLGSKAGIPVSASHPYFDPIVDMDPRLVIAMLDLPREANVSSLVLRFGGECELVWLNDKNALAVFSDPARAATALRRLDYGSAYQGAAMFCPSSTTQASSSGNVWVGAQRDGVSAAKTSANPWKKAGASESDPSGDWTVLGHSPGTSVLGQAPGSVWRHADIPGQVMGTNRWNALESPSATSSGPNDKRKPLPRTDAGSSSTSVPRVGAGSSAAQSAGQAVPKLQPDFEVEDWEESCE, encoded by the coding sequence atgcaGCCCTCCACCGATCGACGCCGCGGCaaccccgccgcctcctcctcccgtggCGTATGGCGCCCCCGATCCGCCGCCGCCCCtactgcctccgccgccgccgaccaccaTCCGATCCCAACATATGTCGCCCCCCAACATGACAACACCGCCCCCATACTGCCCCTCCCCAACCCGGGCTCCGACGCGCGTCCGAACCGCCGACGCCAGCGCCGCCCGAACCCCAAccccaaccccaacaacaaccTCCGCCAAACCCCGCCGCAGGAGAGGCCTCCGTCCAACCAcaccaacagcagcagcagccaccgcCGCACCCGGGGCGGACCTCCGCCCGTGAACACGAGTGCCCCTGCGCCGGCAGATGCCCCCGCCCCCGCTCCTCCAGCGGCGGTGCCGCAGCTGGTGCAGGAGATCCAGGACAAGCTGGCGCGGGGGACGGTGGAGTGCATGATCTGCTACGACATGGTGCGGCGGTCCGCCCCCGTCTGGTCCTGCGGGAGCTGCTTCTCCATCTTCCACCTCCCCTGCATCCGCAAGTGGGCGCGCGCCCCGGCCTCCGTCTCCGGCGCCTCCGACCCGTCCGCCGCCTGGCGCTGCCCCGGGTGCCAGTCCGTGCACGACGTCCCCGCGCGCGACATCGCCTACACCTGCTTCtgcggccgccgccgcgaccCCCCCAGCGACCACTTCCTCACCCCGCATTCCTGCGGCGAGCCCTGCTCCAAGCCCCTCGGGaccgctgccaaggccgcctcccCCGACGACGACGATGCCACCAGGTGCCCGCACGTCTGCGTCCTGCAGTGCCACCCTGGGCCATGCCCACCCTGCAAGGCGTTCGCGCCGGAGCGGCCGTGCCCATGCGGCAAACAGTCCATCGTGCGGCGGTGCGCGGACCGGAGCACTCCTGTTACATGTGGGCAGCAGTGCCAGCGGTTGCTCCCCTGCGGGAGGCACCGCTGCGAGAAGGTCTGCCACACCGGGCCTTGCGGGGACTGCCAGGTTAACTTCTCCGCGCAGTGCTTCTGTGGTAAGAAAACAGACACCTTGCTGTGCGGCGAGATGGCGGTGAAGGGGAAGCTGTCGGAGAAGGATGGGGTGTTCTCTTGCAGTGAGGTTTGCGGCAACGGTTTGGCGTGTGGCAATCATCGCTGCCAGGACGTTTGCCACCCGGGGCCGTGCGGGGAGTGCGAGCTTGTGCCAGGGAAGGTCACCACGTGCCATTGTGGCAAGTCGGGGCTGCAGGAGAAGAGGGCGAGCTGTTTGGACCCGATCCCCACCTGTGACAAGGTCTGCGACAAGAAGTTGCCGTGCGGGGTTCATAGGTGCAAGGTTACATGTCACGAGGGGAAGTGTCCACCATGCTTGGCGCGCGTCGAGCAGAGGTGCCGCTGTGGCTCATCAAGTAGGATGGTGGAGTGCTACATGCTGTCGATGGAAGAGTTCCGTTGCAACAAGCCTTGTGGCCGCAAGAAGAACTGCGGGAGGCACAGGTGCAGCGAGTGGTGTTGCCCAATGTCGAAGCCGTTTGctcagcatgaaggtgacaacctGGATCCCCATTTCTGCCAGATACCATGTGGCAAGAGGCTCCGTTGTGGGCAGCATGGCTGCCAGCATCTCTGCCACAGCGGTCACTGTGATCCTTGCCGTGAGACCATATTCAATGATCTCAGTTGTGCCTGTGGCAGGACATCTattccgccgccacagccttgcgGCACACCAACTCCATCATGCCCACACCAGTGCATGGTCCCTCAGCCTTGTGGGCATCCAGCTTCGCATCAATGCCATTTTGGGGACTGCCCACCTTGTGTTGTGCCAGTGATGAGAGAATGCACTGGGGGGCATGTGATGTTAAGGAACATCCCTTGTGGTTCAAAGGATATCAGATGCAACCAGCCCTGTGGAAAGAACCGTCAGTGTGGACTGCATGCTTGCGCCAGGACTTGCCATCCTTCGCCTTGTGATCCACCGCCTGCAAATGGAGATGCTAGTTCAAGCTCTGGCAGCAAAGTTTCATGTGGACAGTTATGTGGTGTACCAAGGAAGGAGTGCAAGCACACTTGCAATAGCCCATGCCACCCATCATCACCTTGCCCAGACGTGAGATGTGAAGTCCGTGTGTCTATCACATGTTCTTGTGGCCGTATCGCTTCAACTGTGCCCTGCAGTGCTGGTGGATCCTACAATGGTGATAATATGTTTGATATTTCCATCATACAGCAGCTGCCGATGCCTCTCCAACCAGTGGAATCAAATGGGAAGAGGGTACCTCTTGGGCAGAGGAAATTTTGCTGTGACGAGGAGTGTGCAAAAGTGGAGAGGAAAAGGGTCCTTGCTGATGCTTTTGATATTACACCGCCCAATCTGGATGCGTTGCATTTCGGTGAGAACTCAAATGCGTCGGAGTTGCTTTCTGATCTTTTCCGTCGTGAGCCAAAGTGGGTGCTGGCCATAGAAGAGAGGTGCAAATTTCTTGTGCTTGGGAAAACAAGAGGAAATTCCTCAAGCAACATCAAGGTCCATGTCTTCTGTCACATGACGAAGGATAAGAGGGATGCTGTCAGGCTCATTGCAGATAGGTGGAAGCTGTCTGTTCAGGCGGCTGGTTGGGAGCCCAAGCGTTTTGTTACCATTCATGTCACACCCAAGTCGAAGGCACCTGCTCGTGTTCTGGGCTCCAAGGCTGGTATCCCTGTCTCAGCTTCCCATCCTTACTTTGATCCCATTGTGGACATGGATCCGAGGCTTGTTATTGCAATGCTGGACCTGCCAAGGGAAGCTAACGTTAGCTCTCTAGTCCTGAGGTTTGGTGGGGAGTGTGAATTGGTTTGGCTGAATGACAAGAATGCCTTGGCGGTCTTCAGTGATCCAGCTAGAGCCGCGACAGCGCTGAGGCGGctagactatggatctgcttaccAGGGTGCTGCAATGTTTTGCCCAAGCAGCACCACTCAAGCTTCATCATCAGGCAATGTGTGGGTTGGAGCACAGAGGGACGGAGTATCGGCTGCAAAGACAAGTGCAAATCCATGGAAGAAGGCTGGTGCCTCTGAGTCTGACCCATCTGGAGACTGGACAGTGCTTGGTCATTCTCCAGGGACAAGTGTGCTTGGTCAAGCTCCAGGGTCAGTGTGGAGGCATGCTGACATTCCTGGTCAGGTCATGGGTACGAACAGATGGAATGCTCTGGAGTCTCCTTCTGCTACAAGCTCTGGGCCAAATGACAAGCGCAAGCCGCTTCCTCGCACTGATGCTGGATCCTCCAGCACTTCTGTTCCTCGCGTTGGTGCTGGGTCCAGTGCAGCACAGAGCGCTGGGCAAGCAGTGCCCAAGCTGCAGCCAGA